Proteins found in one Physeter macrocephalus isolate SW-GA chromosome 17, ASM283717v5, whole genome shotgun sequence genomic segment:
- the NUDT19 gene encoding acyl-coenzyme A diphosphatase NUDT19, whose product MSGPLRPGPSSWRRAATVVLAAGWTLPVPATPPRPLPPAEGFRLLLLLRSARQGFLPGAHVFPGGVLDAADRSADWLRLFAPHHRPPRFGLGPAPPRRTTFPVLPDARPGAADGDEAALPDDVAFRICAIREAFEEAGVLLLRPRGPGPAAPEPGRALAPPPALADWRARVRRDPQHFLRLCAHLDCTPDIWALHEWSAWLTPFTQRRGRRFETTFFLCCLREPPPVFPDLVEVVDCQWSSPSEATESFISKEIWLAPPQFYEIRRLEHFASLSDLHKFCLDRELEGVERWLPITLLTADGTIQLLPGDEMYLEDSNFLENLMSTEKKNEEIMKEGKKFHRVVMYNRHDYNIHVTVQSKYKHVYPKNYVVSKSRL is encoded by the exons ATGAGCGGCCCGCTGCGGCCGGGCCCAAGCAGTTGGCGGCGGGCGGCCACCGTGGTGCTGGCTGCGGGCTGGACGCTCCCGGTCCCCGCCACCCCGCCGCGGCCCCTGCCGCCCGCCGAGGGCTtccggctgctgctgctgctgcgctCCGCGCGCCAAGGCTTCTTGCCCGGGGCGCACGTCTTCCCGGGTGGGGTGCTGGACGCGGCAGACCGCTCGGCCGACTGGCTGCGCCTCTTCGCGCCGCACCACCGGCCGCCCCGCTTCGGCCTGGGCCCGGCGCCGCCCAGACGCACCACCTTCCCGGTGCTGCCAGATGCCAGGCCCGGAGCCGCCGACGGGGACGAGGCGGCGCTGCCGGATGACGTTGCCTTCCGCATCTGCGCCATCCGCGAGGCCTTCGAAGAGGCAGGCGTGCTGCTGCTGCGGCCCAGGGGCCCCGGGCCCGCCGCGCCCGAGCCGGGCCGCGCCCTCGCGCCGCCGCCGGCCCTGGCCGACTGGCGCGCCCGCGTCCGCCGAGACCCGCAGCACTTCCTGCGCCTGTGCGCTCACCTAGACTGCACTCCCGACATCTGGGCGCTGCACGAATGGAGCGCCTGGCTCACGCCTTTCACGCAGCGCCGTGGCCGCCGCTTCGAGACCACCTTCTTTCTGTGCTGCCTACGCGAGCCGCCGCCGGTCTTCCCCGACTTGGTGGAGGTGGTGGACTGCCAG TGGTCATCTCCGTCAGAGGCAACTGAAAGCTTCATATCAAAGGAAATTTGGCTTGCACCTCCACAGTTCTACGAAATAAGAAGACTAGAACACTTTGCCTCTCTCTCTGACTTGCACAAATTTTGTTTGGATCGTGAATTAGAAGGGGTGGAAAGATGGCTGCCGATCACATTATTAACTGCTGATGGAACAATCCAGCTTTTACCAG gAGATGAGATGTACTTAGAAGATTCAAACTTTTTAGAAAATCTTATGTCcactgaaaaaaagaatgaagaaatcaTGAAAGAAGGCAAGAAATTTCACCGAGTAGTGATGTACAATCGCCATGATTATAACATCCACGTGACAGTTCAGTCAAAGTATAAACATGTTTACCCTAAGAACTATGTAGTGAGTAAGAGCCGTCTGTAG